One genomic window of Sarcophilus harrisii chromosome X, mSarHar1.11, whole genome shotgun sequence includes the following:
- the AGTR2 gene encoding type-2 angiotensin II receptor: MTSDLSSQRFQADSSLTPFAIKSNYPASLESEKMVNDPYIGPINTSNNNASTAKCLLKLSGYHLAFIPALYYIIFVLGLIGNSVVVSLFCCHRGPKKVASIYIFNLAMADLLFLATLPLWATYYSYGYNWFFGSVMCKISSALLCLNMYASVFFITCMSIDRYQAVVYPFQSQRRTPWQMSFIVPLVWGLACMSSLPTFYFRDTKPIEHLGVNACIMAFPPEKYSQWSAGMAFMKNALGFVIPLVFIATCYAGIRKHLMKASGFGKNQLMRDRVLKMAAAVVLAFVICWLPFHVLTFLDTLAWLHVITNCDVISAIDTAMPFGICMGFANSCINPFLYCFVGNQFQERCRRLFKLRVSQLRKNRDSTSSRKGNSLKEVETLME, encoded by the coding sequence ATGACCAGTGACTTGAGTTCACAAAGGTTTCAGGCTGACAGTTCACTGACCCCATTCGCCATCAAGAGCAACTACCCGGCTTCCCTCGAAAGCGAAAAGATGGTGAACGATCCGTACATCGGGCCCATAAACACGTCCAACAATAACGCTTCGACAGCTAAGTGCTTGCTGAAGCTCTCAGGTTACCACTTAGCTTTCATCCCCGCCCTCTACTATATCATCTTCGTCCTCGGTTTAATCGGCAACAGTGTGGTGGTCTCCCTGTTCTGTTGCCACCGGGGGCCCAAAAAAGTGGCCAGTATTTACATCTTTAACCTGGCCATGGCAGACCTGCTGTTTCTAGCCACTCTGCCGCTCTGGGCCACCTATTACTCTTACGGCTACAACTGGTTCTTCGGCTCAGTGATGTGCAAAATCTCCAGTGCCCTCCTGTGTCTGAACATGTACGCCAGTGTTTTCTTCATCACCTGCATGAGTATAGACAGGTACCAAGCCGTGGTCTACCCCTTCCAGTCCCAGAGAAGAACCCCGTGGCAGATGTCATTCATCGTGCCCCTGGTGTGGGGCCTGGCCTGCATGTCCTCCCTGCCCACATTTTATTTCCGAGACACCAAGCCCATCGAGCACTTGGGAGTGAATGCCTGCATCATGGCTTTCCCTCCCGAGAAGTATTCCCAGTGGTCGGCGGGGATGGCCTTCATGAAGAACGCGCTGGGCTTCGTGATCCCGCTGGTGTTCATAGCCACGTGCTACGCCGGCATCCGGAAGCACCTGATGAAGGCCAGCGGATTTGGGAAGAACCAGTTGATGAGAGACCGGGTGCTGAAGATGGCAGCCGCGGTGGTTCTGGCTTTTGTCATCTGCTGGCTCCCCTTCCACGTTTTGACTTTCCTGGACACCCTGGCCTGGCTGCACGTCATCACCAACTGCGACGTGATCTCCGCCATCGACACCGCCATGCCCTTTGGCATCTGCATGGGCTTCGCCAACAGCTGCATCAATCCCTTCCTCTACTGTTTCGTGGGCAACCAGTTCCAGGAGAGATGCCGGCGCCTGTTTAAGCTCAGGGTCTCTCAGCTTCGCAAGAACAGAGACAGCACGTCTTCCAGAAAAGGGAATTCCCTGAAGGAAGTGGAGACCCTGATGGAATGA